From the Pseudodesulfovibrio indicus genome, the window CTTCCTCGACCTGGCACGGCGGCTGGAGGACACCGGCGTGGACTGGGTCACCCTGCACCCCCGCTACGGCAAACAGATGTTCGCGGGCCAGGCCGACTGGGCCAAGCTCGCCGAGCTGAAGCGGACCGTGTCCATCCCGGTCATCGGGTCCGGCGACCTGTTCTCGGCCGAGGCCGGGGTACGCTGCCTGGATGAGACCGGCATCGACGCCGTCATGTTCGCCCGCGGCGCGCTCTTCGACCCGTCCATCTTCGCCCGGTTCATCGCCCTGCGCAAAGGCACCCCCCTGCCCGTGCGCGACGGCGCACTCCTCTCGGAAATCGTGCGCGAGCATATCCGCCTGACCCGGCTGTTCGAGGGCGACACACGCTCCTTCCGCAAGATCCGCTCCATCATCCCCCGGTACGCCAAGGGGCTGAAGGGCATCCGCGCCCTGCGCGCCTCCCTGCTCGAATGCCGGGACTGGGAAGACCTGGAGCGCGCCGCCGCCGTGATCCGCGATCTGGAACCGGCCGATCCCGAAGCCCCCTACCCACTGGTTGACGACCTTTGCCAATAGCGTTTACAAGGGTTGAGTTGCCCTAATTATTTCGTACCCTTGACCAAGGAAACGGTAACAGCATGGCCACCGAGTCGACCGACATCCTGCTTGAAGCGGGCACCAATGAGCTGGAAATCGTGGAGTTCTACCTCGAGGAACAGCCCAAGGAGTCCGACGAACTCGATCTGAACCAGGAAGAACACGAACGCAAGGACGGGCACAAGCCGAGCCGAAAGGGCTACTACGGCGTCAACGTGGCCAAGGTGCTGGAGATTATCCGCATGCCCAAGGTCACCGAGATGCCCGAGGTCTCCCACCCCTCGGTGCTGGGCGCCTTCAACCTGCGCTCGCGCATCATCCCCCTGCTCGACCTCTCCCTGTGGCTGAAGAAGAAACGGGTCGAGAACGAGCCGCCCAAGGTCATCGTCACCGAATTCAACCAGGTCACCTCCGCCTTCATGGTCTCCGGCGTGACCCGCATCCACCGCATCTCCTGGGAGGACGTGGAAGCGCCCAACAAGTACGTCTCCGCCCTGTCCTCCGAATCCATCACCGGCGTGGTCAAGTTCGACGACCGCATCGTCTTCATCCTCGACCTCGAACGCATCGTCTCCGAGCTCAACCCCAGCATGCGCCTGCGCTTCGACGACAACGTCACCTTCGACGGCAACGCGGGCTACAAGGCGCTCATCGCCGACGATTCCCCGCTCATCCGCGAGATGATCCGCGACATGCTCGGCCAGGCCGGGTTCCAGGTGGAGAAGACCAACAACGGCCGCGAGATGATCCGCGACATGCTCGGCCAGGCCGGGTTCCAGGTGGAGAAGACCAACAACGGCCGCGAATGCTGGGACCGCCTCCTGGAGATCAAGAAGCGCGCCCAGGAGGACAACCGGCCCATCACCGAATACGTCCAGGTGCTCGTGTCCGACATCGAGATGCCCATGATGGACGGCCACCACCTGTGCAAGCGCGTCAAGGAGGACCCCGTCCTGCGCGACCTGCCCGTCATCCTGTTCTCCTCGCTGATCACCGACAAGCTCCGCCATCGGGGGCGAAACCGTGGGCGCGGACGATCAGGTCTCCAAACCCGAAATCACCTACCTCGCCCGTCGCGCAGCCGCCCTCATCGAGGCACGCAAGGCCGAAGCCCGGCGCTAGGCCGAGGACACATATCAGCAACGCAAAAGGCCCCGGTTCACCGGGGCCTTTTGCGTTGGCCACGCCGCCGGAAACGCCCTGCCGGAGCGGGGTTCCCTGCGGCTTGTCCCCGGGAAGGACAGGACTGGCCCGGCCTCTTGCCCCATCCTTTCGATGACCACGCACTCCATTTCTCTATTGTTACTAATTTTGTTTTCGTATACTTCATCTGTATACGAATCTAAAATTATTATGGAGGCAAACAGTATGAAACTTGCGATGAAATCTCTTGCGGCGGCCCTGGTGCTGCTCTTGTGCGGGGCGGGCCTGGGCTACGGGGCGGATTTCGGCCCGGCCTGGACTCCGGGCATGAAAACAGCGGGTACGGAACTCCAAAACGCCATGGCCCGGTTGAAGGTAACCCCGGACACCGAGGGGTTCCTGGCCATGACCAACGCGGGCTACGGCGAGGCCGAAGGCGCGTCCACCGAGGCCTACCTGGACGTGATCGGGGAGACCACGGGCCGGACGCCCGGCACCCGCACCCTGCTGGCCGTGGACACGCCGTGCAGCGAGCCCCTGTGGTTCGCCCTGTGCAACCGGGACACCGGCCAGCTCGAGTACCTGAAGCTCACCGGCACCACCTACGCCACCCAGACCCTGGACATCCGGCCCGAGAGCATCTTCCGGCCCGAGGTCTGGGGCGAGACCGCCAAGGGTCCCTTGGGGCCGCGCCTGTTCACCGTGGCGTCCATCACCCTGGCCTGGTCCGCGGGCGCGGACTGGCGCATGCTCAAGGGCGCGGAACTGCACGACCACTTCTGTCCCGGCCTGAACGCCGGGTTCATCGCCAAGGGGTATCTGGACAAGAACCTGCCCCTGGGGCCGGGCGACCGGTACGTGTTCATCGGCGCGCCGTCCATGTGCGCCATGGATGCCCTCCAGTCCGTATACGGTGCCACCGTGGGCAAGAGCGGCGCGTTCAGCATGTACGTGCCCGAGGCCGCCAAGCGGAACGCCGTGGACGGGGTCGCGCCCTCGATCATCGCCCTGCGCGTCAACGCCAAGAAGGACGCCTGCGACGGCCTGGTGCTGGGCTTCGACTGGAGCGCATCCGAAAAGGCCACCGGCGTCACCGCCGCGGACCGCAGCCCCAAGGGCGGCAAATCCAATCCGCTCTTCTTCATCTCCCGCGTCAAGATGTCCTGGAAACTGGCGCAGATGCCCCTTGAGGAAAAGCTGGCCTACATCAAGGTCCTGCGGGAACTCCACGGCCCTGCCTCACTGGCCGCGGCCATCCAGAACGGCGGCGCCGATCCCTACGCCGCCATCCAATAGACCGCGCCAAAAAAAAGAAGCCCCGGTCGACGACCGGGGCTTCCCTGTTCAACATGTGGACCGCCGCGTCTAGCAGATGCGGGGGAGCTGTTCGCCTTCGAGCATGCCGAGCAGCCGCTTGCCGCCCAGCTGGGTGACCAGCACGACCTTGCCGGGGTTGGCGTCGGTCATGGTGCCGATGTGTTTGGCGTCCTTGCCCAGCGGGTCGGCGCGCATGATTTCAAGGGCCTTGTCCGCGTATTCGCCGGGCAGCACGCACAGGAACTTGCCCTCGTTGGCCAGGTAGAGCGGGTCCAGGCCGAGGATGGAGCAGCCGCCCCGGACCTCGGGCCGCACCGGGATGTCGTTCTCCACCAGCTCGCAACAGACATTGGAGCTCTTGGTGATCTCGTTCAGGGTGGTGGCCAGGCCGCCGCGCGTGGGATCGCGCAGGACGTGGACCTCGGGCAGCTCGCGCACGAGCTTGACCAGCAGGTGGTTGAGCGCGGCGGAGTCGGACTGAACCTTGGCCTCGAAGTCCAGCCCCTCGCGGGTGCCGAGCACGGTCAGGCCGTGATCGCCCACGGTGCCGGAGATGAGCACCGCGTCCCCTACCCTGGCCGCGTCGCCGCTCGGGGTCGGGTCGACGATGATCTCGCCGATGCCGGTGGTGTTGATGAAAATCTTGTCGCAGGCCCCCTTGGGCACGACCTTGGTATCGCCGGTGACGACCTTGACCCCGGCGTGCTCGGCGGCCTCGCCCATGGATTTGACGATCCGCTCCAGGTCGGCCATGGGCAGCCCTTCCTCGATGATGTAGCCGCAGGTGATGTAGCGCGGCACCGCGCCCATCATGGCCACGTCGTTGACCGTGCCGTGCACGGCCAGCGATCCGATGTCGCCGCCGGGAAAGAAGATCGGGTCCACGGTGAAGGAGTCGGTGGACATGGCGATCCTGCCGGACAGGTTCAGGACCGCCGCGTCGTTCAGCCGGTCCAGTTCGTCGTTGCCGAGATATTTCAGGAAAAGGTCGGAAATCAGGCGCTGGGAAGCGCGGCCGCCGCTGCCGTAGTCGAGTAACACCTTGTCAGACATATT encodes:
- the hypE gene encoding hydrogenase expression/formation protein HypE: MSDKVLLDYGSGGRASQRLISDLFLKYLGNDELDRLNDAAVLNLSGRIAMSTDSFTVDPIFFPGGDIGSLAVHGTVNDVAMMGAVPRYITCGYIIEEGLPMADLERIVKSMGEAAEHAGVKVVTGDTKVVPKGACDKIFINTTGIGEIIVDPTPSGDAARVGDAVLISGTVGDHGLTVLGTREGLDFEAKVQSDSAALNHLLVKLVRELPEVHVLRDPTRGGLATTLNEITKSSNVCCELVENDIPVRPEVRGGCSILGLDPLYLANEGKFLCVLPGEYADKALEIMRADPLGKDAKHIGTMTDANPGKVVLVTQLGGKRLLGMLEGEQLPRIC
- a CDS encoding FmdE family protein, translating into MKLAMKSLAAALVLLLCGAGLGYGADFGPAWTPGMKTAGTELQNAMARLKVTPDTEGFLAMTNAGYGEAEGASTEAYLDVIGETTGRTPGTRTLLAVDTPCSEPLWFALCNRDTGQLEYLKLTGTTYATQTLDIRPESIFRPEVWGETAKGPLGPRLFTVASITLAWSAGADWRMLKGAELHDHFCPGLNAGFIAKGYLDKNLPLGPGDRYVFIGAPSMCAMDALQSVYGATVGKSGAFSMYVPEAAKRNAVDGVAPSIIALRVNAKKDACDGLVLGFDWSASEKATGVTAADRSPKGGKSNPLFFISRVKMSWKLAQMPLEEKLAYIKVLRELHGPASLAAAIQNGGADPYAAIQ
- a CDS encoding tRNA dihydrouridine synthase, whose translation is MTQQFAITPDAPWLAPLAGYSDLPFRMLSRSYGCGPACSEMVSVKGMAFKNSGTRRLIATCPEDDPMILQLFGSEAQYFHPVMEKLVSMGYRNFDLNAGCPVRKVLKSGSGVQLMEDLDKLVELAAIMVEKARQHPLGGRVGVKFRLGFNKGEEVFLDLARRLEDTGVDWVTLHPRYGKQMFAGQADWAKLAELKRTVSIPVIGSGDLFSAEAGVRCLDETGIDAVMFARGALFDPSIFARFIALRKGTPLPVRDGALLSEIVREHIRLTRLFEGDTRSFRKIRSIIPRYAKGLKGIRALRASLLECRDWEDLERAAAVIRDLEPADPEAPYPLVDDLCQ